The segment TGGTCAAGCTCATCAAGGAAGGAAAATTTATGGATTTCTCATCACAACAGCGGTAAAATATTTGATGCATATAAGGCTGTACTAGACAAGTAACTGAATCATCCCATTTCCCTTGGACTCAGTAGCTTTGACATGCTTATTAAGTGTATTATTTGCAGGGGCCAGTGGATGGTTCTGATAGATGCTGCAAAAGGATGTACAACTGAACCACCAAACTTATCCCTGTATCCTGCTGACTTTGTTGTCTGTTCATTTTACAAGGTAATGCACAACTATTTTGTTTTTGAAAGCCTTGTCCCAGACATGTAACCAACTGTTATGTTTTGGCAAACTTGCAGATATTTGGCTATCCAACTGGTCTTGGTGCCTTAATTGTAAAAAATGGTAGGCAACAAACAGTTATCATGTGCTCTTATTATGATGGCAAGGGGCAAGCTCTCTAatgatttcttccatatttttcGTTCAATGGCAGAGGCTGCTAGTTTACTGAACAAGACATACTTCAGTGGAGGTTAGCACTTGCTTTTAATGTTGGTTGGTTTGTTTGTTTCTTAGTTTTTAGTAACCTTTTGGAATGCTTATGACATAGGAACGGTAGCTGCTTCAATTGCTGACATCGACTTTGTTCAGAAAAGAAAAGGCATTGAGCAAGCTCTTGAGGATGGAACAATCTCATTCTTGAGCATATCTTCTCTTCAATATGGCTTTAAGATAATCGATATACTAACTATCTCAGCTATTGCACGGTACCTATCAGAGATAGCTTTTGGTCCTGACATTCTGTCTATGATATAATTCTCAATGGAGTTGTTCTCCTGTAGGCATACTGCGTCTCTTGCTACTTATGTGAGAAATAAAATGCTGGAATTGAAGCATAACAATGAGAAAAATGTTTGCATAATCTATGGACAAGCTTCTAAGGTACTATTACCCAGTCACTTCATGCCTTCAGTTTTTCTTTGCTTTCTTTGATCTCTAGGGAATTATAACAATCAGTAGAGGAGGTGCATATAATATGCACTTCTCTCTTGACATTTGTTAATTTGGCATATTTATTGTTCCTATTGACTTATTTTGTAGGCAAATTATCTAAAAATGGGTCCTACAATCACATTCAATTTGAAAAGAGAAGATGGCACCTGGTTTGGATATCGTGAGGTGGAGAAACTTGCCTCATTGTCAGGAATTCATTTGCGTGTAAGGGCTTCTCCTTTAGCAAGTCATATGGACTTCTTACAATGATCTGTTCTCTTACTGGTACATTTTTATTGGGCTCAGTAGAGAATCATCAtttctttttttctcgaaaacgcaggagagctgcaccTCATTATATTACGAAGAATTGGAGGGGCTAGAGCCCTACGACACACACCACACACAAACCCAGGAATTACATGAGCAAATACTATGGTGTACAAAAAAAACTAGATCAATCTAAGAGGAACTAGGTGTTTTTTTTGGAAATAAAAGGCAGGAGCTCTGCCACTCAATTAAGTAAGAGAGAGTTTAGAGTTTTATCCAGAAATGGTGCCCCCTGGTGCAATACACAACAGTGCTAAGACCCAAGTAGGAGAGATCAAATCCTCCTGCTAAAAGGATTCACCCAGCAAAAGTCATCACCCTACGTCTTTGAATTATATCCTCTTTTGCTAACGAGGCCAATTATATCCTCTTTTGCTAACGAGGCTGTCATGGGCAGCCAACAGGCTGCCAGGGATGTCATGTGCACCCAGGCCGAGCTGGCTAGGTTGGTTAGTGGCTAGATAGGAAAGTTATCTATTTGCAGTTCCTAGAATTAAGGAGGAATTGCCTCCAGTCGGTTTGGGCCAGGTACGAGTGGCTAGATAGGAAAGTTAGAATTGTTACCTATTTATAGTTCCCAGAATTAAGGAGGAATTGCCTCCAGTCGGTTTGGGCGTTAGACTATTTATATCCCTGTACTCAGACTCGTGGGAATcaagcaatgaattatgaagaaacaattctagtctccctcaatctctcaagctcttggcaaagcataaggcctagttatcccaaagctcttggcaaagcataaggcctagttatctatCTCAAAATATCCACCTCGGCCATAACATCTTGTATCACGAGTCTGTCGATCCATCCACAGCTGCTGCCAATCCTCcacatcaaaaaaaaaaaaaaatcaatccaGATCGCCGGCCAATCCATCTTCCACTGCCATCCACCACCACAGCCCCCAGCCGCTGCGCCTCCATCTCCATCAGCCGCCGCCAACAGCAACTATCCCGTTGATCCCCTTCgttttcaaaaagaaaaaatagatcAGCCGATCCTGGCAGCCAGCAGCAGCGTCACTTCAACCCTAaacacgccgccgccgctgccccactacgcgccgccaccaccacagccCGATCCCCACCACCATCTCGCGCAGCCACAACCCCGTTTCCAGCCGCTGAGCCAACTCATCCAGCAGGCGCGACCTCGACCCGTCGACGCCCGTACATGATGGAGTTCCCGCAGTTTGATGGAACCTCTGATCCGGAGGCCTTCATCAACCAGTGCGAGCTCTACTTCCGCCGGGAGCGCATCATGGTGGAAGAACGGGTTGGCTAGCTTCTCGCAATTTGAAAGCTGATGCCCGCGATTGGTTCCGCCAAGTCACGCAAAATGAATACCCGGCATGGCGTCGCTTCACCGAGCTCCTGCAGCGGCGCTTCAAACCAACTCCGCGCCCCAATCCGCTCCACCGGCTGTCCCTTGGTGTCGACAACTGCCTGCGCAGCCTTGCGGAGATGACCGCACAGCTGGATCGCCTCCGGGTGCGTCTCGAGAAGGAGGACCGTGAACGCCGGGCAGTTGTACGCCTCCAGGCAGCAGCACGGGGACTCCTGGCACGTCGCCGAGCGCAGGCTCTTCGTGCCACAAAAGCATCGAAGGAGCAAGCAACGGTGCGCCTCCAGGCAGCAGTGCGAGGAATGCTTGTCCGTCGCATGGTGCAGCAGATACGCATGCTCCTCAGCTCGACGTTGTCGTACGTGTTCATCCACTCggactcgccgatacggtcTGCGGCTCCAATTGCAGTGGAGGTCCAAGTATGGACGTTTCCAGTGCAGCGACCTCGCATCAGCATCCAGCATCAGGCATCAAAGGCTATCTCATTCATCCTTGTGCCTGCCGTGGTGCTAGACACTTTCAGCATAAGAGCCAGCTGCTACATCCTCCTCTTTTCAGCCCACGCGACGGTAGCTGTTGGGTCTTTTCCATGGGATCCCGGACAGCATAGTTGTAGTCCACCTTTAtttcatatttttgttttaaataATAAGGGCAAGCCGAGATGTAAAAGGCTTAACCCTATTTCGCGACAGCtctccagctcgaggacgagctgggtCTCCAAGGGCGGGGGAGATGTCATTCATGTGCACCCAGGCCGAGCTGGCTAGGTTGGTTAGTGGCTAGATAGGAAAGTTATCTATTTGCAGTTCCTAGAATTAAGGAGGAATTGCCTCCAGTCGGTTTGGGCCAGGTACGAGTGGCTAGATAGGAAAGTTAGAATTGTTACCTATTTATAGTTCCTAGAATTAAGGAGGAATTGCCTCCAGTCGGTTTGGGCGTTAGACTATTTATATCCCTGTACTCAGACTCGTGGGAATcaagcaatgaattatgaagaaacaattctagtctccctcaatctctcaagctcttggcaaagcataaggcctagttatcccaaagctcttggcaaagcataaggcctagttatctatCTCAAAATATCCACCTCGGCCATAACAGAGGCCACCTGCTGCGCTGTCATGTGGGCGTTTCCGAAGATCCTCCTATTCCTCTCTTTCCACAGGTTCCACACAATGTAAATGAGTATTCCATTGAACCACTTGCATTCCTGTTTGGGCACCTTGCTTGCCTCCTCCCCCCACCATTTAGCCATGCTTGTAGGGTCCTGTTGTGGGAGATGCATAAGAGGAACTAGGTGACATTTTGTTAAGAAGAAAATAGGCTTCAAATTTCGCCTCAACTAGGACTTGAACCTGGGTGGTCTGGGCATACATCTACACCCTTGACCAACTAGGCTAGCTCAGCTTCCTCTATGGTGTACATGTGTTGCACAAACCCTTTGTGACAATTTGTGGGGTGGGTGTATACACATGAAGCATCATATATTTGAGTTGTGCAAATCTATGCATGTCCGACCCACATTAGCTGACAATCATATGAGATCGGTTTCTGTTCAGTTAAGACTTTTCGAGTGCTTCTGTGATCTTGGCTGAATTAGTTCCTCTACTGTTTTGCAGACGGGCTGCTTCTGTAACCCTGGTGCATGTGCTAAGTATGTTGGTTTGTCGCACTCAGATCTAGTTTCCAATTTTGAGGTGCACAATGCAACCTTATCTGCTCagtacaacaacaataataatgctATAACTTACATTTTTGCATCTAAGTAAAGCAAATGAGTTGCTACATGTCAGGCtgggcatgtttgttgggatgATAATGACATAATAAATGGAAAACCAACTGGTGCTGTGAGGATATCATTTGGCTATATGTCAACATATGAAGATGCAGAGGTCTGGTATTTTTTCCCCattgtatttatttttatttaaggcCAAACCTACAATTCTTCTGGCTCGCCAATTATGTGCAAGATCATCTCTAACCTGTTATCACTCATCTCGTAACTCTTTCTTTATTTTGCAATAGGAATTTCTGAAGTTCCTGCAGTCATCTTTTGTGTCCAAACCTGTGGGATTGAAAAATGGCTACATGGTGAATACGGATACTTTTAATTTAGTAGGTAATGTCGTGATTACTTTACAATATGAAAACGGTgttatatttttttaatcttttttaTTCATTAAAGATTCGTATGGTTTAATTGCAGATGATTGGCGCCAGCAAGCTATTTCAGATATTCGCTTAAAATCCATAACTATCTATCCTGTGAAATCTTGCCAAGGATTTAGTGTGCAGAGCTGGCCACTGACAACTGGTGGTATGCCTTTGGGAGCTGCAGTTCAGCTTTTTTCTTCCATTTGGTAGCTTTGGCTACAGTATTGCGGTGTCACTATATTTGTGATCCATATATTATGTTTGCTCTTTTTACCTAGGTTTAAAATATGATAGAGAATGGCTTCTCCAAGGATCAGGCGGTGAAGTTTTGACACAAAAGAAGGTAACTGTGTTAGTTTTTTTTGTCCTTTATGTGTTAAACTTGTAAAATGAGGTATCTGTTTTATGTTCTAAAATAATTGAAGCATAATTGCCAATGCCAAATGAATGCATGATTCGCAATCATCCACTATTTTGTGCGAAGCGGTTTTGGAAAGTAGGAAAATGTTCGTTAGGGTGTTGTCTGCGAAAGAAGTTTACTTTTCTAATATATTTTAACTGCCATCTTTATAATATATTTTACATGAACCAGGAAAAAATTATTCCTTAATGATTCATAAATAGAGTTGCAAAAAATTATTTATCAAATATGTATTGAGGGGTTGCTAATCTTAGGCGATTTCATATATTCAGGTTCCTGAATTGAGCTCTATCTGCACATTGATTGACTTGGAGCTTGGGAAACTCTTCTTAGAGTCGCCAAAATGCAAGGATAAATTGCAAATCTGTCTTCTAGAGAATCTGACTCTTCTGAGTGCAGAAGTAGATGTTTATGGTCAAAGGTATGGTTGTATAATTGTGTACATGTTCACTTGTGCTATGACAATAGCAGCCATCTTCTTTTTTATCCTATTCCTCATGTTGCACTATTTGTATTTTTGCTTAAAGGAAGTCAATAAATAGAAGTGGGTGTGGATTTCGGGTTTCTTTGTTCCTACACCAATTAGCATCTGGTTTATTTAGGCTGATTTTGTTTGGTGATATTCTACCTAGTCTGATTTTATGGATAACTTCAGCTTTATTGTGATAATAATGACAAGTTTGGGCAAAATGTTTTAGGTATGAGGTGCAAAGTTATGGCGACAAGGTAAACTCCTGGTTCAGTGGAGCTATTGGACGTCCTTGTACATTTGTGAGATGCTCAAGTTCCAAGTACCGTTCCTGCACAATTAATGGCAGGAGAGATCGCCTCTGTAGGGATACTCGAAGCAAACTTAGTTTTGTGAACGAAGGACAGTTGCTTCTTGTTTCTGAAGATAGTATATCTGATCTCAACAGTCGATTAAGTTCAAGTATGCAGTTTTTACCCCTTTTCcatcaaaaagaaaaatggttCCTCTTTTGTGCTCTCTGTTTTACTGCAAAAGCACCAAAAGACCTGTGATTACCCGTTACTTACAGAACCATCCAATATATCCAGATTGCTTGATACTATCAGTAGATAAATCATTTTTTTTCGATAACCTTGTCATGATAACTCACTTTGTAGTTTCACACGTGCTAGGTAATGGAAATGGTAAGCAAGGGGTGTTGGTTGATGCAATGAGATTTCGTCCAAATATTGTTGTCTATGGGTCCACACCATACAATGAGGATAACTGGAAAAGGCTTCACATAGGGGATGCCTATTTCACTGTAAGTGCCTTTTCCCCCTTGGATCCAATTGTTAGAGGAAACTTTGATCCAATTTCACTGTAAGTGCCTTTTCCACCCTTGGATCCAATTGTGTGCTAATTAGTTAAGCACCATTGCATAGCATCAAATattaaagcaaaattagctGCTGGACACATTTGCAGAGACACAATACAAACCTGATGGTCCCCCGTTGTACTCTGTACAATTTATACTTTTTTCTCGAACCACTGTACAGTTCATACTGATTTGCTacttccttcaaaatccttgtTTTAGAGTTGTGCACTTAAGAAAATGGATCAAATGATCTAGCTAGCTTTAGTTATGCTTAATTGGATATATCTATTCATTTATTTGCGAGAGTGATAGTATTTATTAGCAAAGCTTCAGCTTAGTTGTCTGCAGTGGGGGTTCTCCCTTGGTCGCCCTTGTATTTCTTCCCCGGTGACTTAGCTGTTTTGATTTGAGGCTGTGGGTGTGTGTGTTTGTGGGGTTTTGCCTATGTATGGGTTTAGCCCCTGTaagactttttcttttcttttattaattaattaatataatgatacgcagctctcctgcgtgttcgagaaaaaaaaagggcAAGAAAGGAAGAAAAGAGCGAAAAGGTGCAGTAAAGTTCTAGGATGACATGTATTTGGAAAGAAGTTGAGAATGCTAAAACAAGTATTTTGAATCAGAGGGAGTGTCACAGATTAAAAAAAATATCCCTTCAGACATTTTGTTGTCTGTCTTGGTAAATGATTATGCCCAAGTGCTAATTTTGCCAATAATATAACCCTAAAGGAGTTAGCTACTTGGTTAGTGGCTCCTAAACTAGCTTGCAGGCATATTTTGCTTATATTCGCTGATTGCTGAATACTTGTCTTATTTTCTGGAATGGTCCATGTGCAGTCCATGGGGGGATGCAACCGTTGTCAGATGATCAACCTGTATCAGAGCTCAGGGCAGGTGATCAAGTCAAAGGAACCGCTGGCAACTTTAGCatcatatagacgaaaacaggtGGGTTCATGTGCTGTGCTATGTCTTGCTCATCTTTGCTTTTCTGATCTTATAACTAAAATAATTTCACATGTGGACAGGGAAAGATTTTGTTTGGCGTCCTGTTGAACTATGAAGACGGCATGGAAGGAGAAGATGATGCCATTGTAGAGAGATGGCTCAAAGTGGGGCAAGAGGTGTATCCTTCTACATAAAGACTTCTGTACATGTGTACCCAGAAGTTTCTCCTGCATAAGAGGCTGACGGGCAACAGTTAGTTATATACGTGAAAAATATGGACTTTCTGATATACCATGTATGTAATAATTTTATTTTCATGCCTGTATGTAATAACACATACGCGCTTGAGGCCTGTATTCAGAAACAAACATATAGAAAACAAATATACAGCAATACAACATACAaggaattgtaaaaatatgtaaAGCTCAAAATGGAAAACAAATATATAGACAAATGTAAATCTTTGGCTAGTCTGAACACAGAACACTCTACCAGCTGTTGCACGTGTTGCTCTAGATTACTAACTTAAGAAAGAAATGAACTAACTCATACATAGTTCGAGAATTGAGCTTGTAGCAACTAGCACATTGTTGTAGGGCATACTGTATCTAAGCTTGCTCAGCAGTACTTGACTGATGGCGTTTCACTCATGTCAGTGCTGGTGCGATCATAGAGTGAGCTACAAATCGGTGTGCTTGTGAGCAGTGAGCTAACAATGCTGCATTACCAAGAGCTCAAGAAAGGGCAGCCAGGGGGCAATAACTCATATTTTGGCATCATTCGGCAGCTGATGTTCATAGCAGACAGACTTTATCCTATACCATTTATACACAGCTTCACACGCAGCAGAAACTATGACATTTGTACACAGCATGACACCCCAACAGAAACTATTCCATTTGTACACAGCATAACCCCCACAGAAAATAGACAAATGTTATTTCAGCAACATGCATGACGGTGCAGCTTCAGAGATTAGTTCCATAATAGGTCGCTAACAGACTCATCACAGTTGGGCTACCCGGTCCTCCACTCAGCTTTCTCCTCAAGTTGGAACAACTTCCCCCGGACGACTTTCCTGCATTCAGTCATGATTTTACCATGAGAATAAGTAGCATGGTGCCATGATGTACGAACAAAACGTGGGATAAACAAGTTAGGTTTAGGTTAAGCGCATGCTGATACATAATATGTAAAAAGCAAAAGCAAAAGACCTTGGAGGGCATCGGTCCTCATCAGATAACACCTTCAGCAGTCTTTGTTCAAATGGCGTGGTGTGCCAATTGACCCTTTGGTCCTAACAAGAGTTACATTTAGATCAAAAGCGTGTATAACCACATGTTAAAAAAGAATGCATTGGATAGTGACAAATGATTACCTCTTTATATCTCGTGGTTGTGTTGGGAATGCCGTTGCCATCCCATGCCTTGGGTAATCTAGGAGTTGGGTTATCGGTATCCAAGTTCAGATCAGATGTCATGAAGACAGGCTTCTCATTCGATTGATCCTTGGCTGGACACTTAACATCACCTTGATTCTCAGCATCTGTGGAGGAAGATTTCAGCCAGCGGGACAGGCTCAATGCAGCATTCTTCTCATCTGAGTTGGATTTTGGTAGTCCTTTGCCATCCAGTAGCTCGTCAGGAGACTGTGCTTCTTTTACTGAGTATGAAGCATTAGCATCAGGTGCTAAATATGACGGAGGAGTTTCAGACAATCCTGATTTAACCACTGAAGTTGAAGATATTTGGGTTGGATCCTTGATAGAATCTGCTTCCAAGTTTCTCCCTTTTAGAGGATTGGATGATGCCAATGGTGAAGAATCTTCTGTCAGTTCAGTCTGTTGAAGTCTGTTCTCAATGGATCTGAGGACAGGGTATATGAACTGTTTCCTGGTCCGCACACGCTTTCCAGATACAGAAGTCCCTCTATGTGAAGCATAGGCTGTTCCAGGGGTCTGCATATCATCCCTGAGAACTAGAGGAGTTGGGAAGGGCGAACCACTAGAATCAAGAGGCTTGTGCTGGATGTTTTGAAGCAGTCTCTTTTCCGAGGAAGCTGAATGAGGAACAAATTCAGCTCCCTGAT is part of the Sorghum bicolor cultivar BTx623 chromosome 10, Sorghum_bicolor_NCBIv3, whole genome shotgun sequence genome and harbors:
- the LOC8061593 gene encoding uncharacterized protein LOC8061593 isoform X1; its protein translation is MRQCAEAIAKTVLAFLDAVILGCLRSCFGARPRRGSGRREALVHRDRAVAAEVVWDDEEGLVRDGRIHDELADYAGIDEELRHEASYLKLCGTISETPSELRSEESYENNLENTNECDNKPTSVPPANCMLLFEANASERREGRQSLRCEQNTEDAGHYQGAEFVPHSASSEKRLLQNIQHKPLDSSGSPFPTPLVLRDDMQTPGTAYASHRGTSVSGKRVRTRKQFIYPVLRSIENRLQQTELTEDSSPLASSNPLKGRNLEADSIKDPTQISSTSVVKSGLSETPPSYLAPDANASYSVKEAQSPDELLDGKGLPKSNSDEKNAALSLSRWLKSSSTDAENQGDVKCPAKDQSNEKPVFMTSDLNLDTDNPTPRLPKAWDGNGIPNTTTRYKEDQRVNWHTTPFEQRLLKVLSDEDRCPPRKVVRGKLFQLEEKAEWRTG
- the LOC8061593 gene encoding uncharacterized protein LOC8061593 isoform X2, which codes for MRQCAEAIAKTVLAFLDAVILGCLRSCFGARPRRGSGRREALVHRDRAVAAEVVWDDEEGLVRDGRIHDELADYAGIDEELRHECDNKPTSVPPANCMLLFEANASERREGRQSLRCEQNTEDAGHYQGAEFVPHSASSEKRLLQNIQHKPLDSSGSPFPTPLVLRDDMQTPGTAYASHRGTSVSGKRVRTRKQFIYPVLRSIENRLQQTELTEDSSPLASSNPLKGRNLEADSIKDPTQISSTSVVKSGLSETPPSYLAPDANASYSVKEAQSPDELLDGKGLPKSNSDEKNAALSLSRWLKSSSTDAENQGDVKCPAKDQSNEKPVFMTSDLNLDTDNPTPRLPKAWDGNGIPNTTTRYKEDQRVNWHTTPFEQRLLKVLSDEDRCPPRKVVRGKLFQLEEKAEWRTG
- the LOC8061592 gene encoding molybdenum cofactor sulfurase isoform X1, whose translation is MGQSKAEFLEQFGGDYGYPDAPRGIDELRAAEFKRLEGMVYLDHAGATLYSEAQMADVARDLMSNVYGNPHSQNDSSMATSDIVTSVRHQVLKYFNASPRDYKCIFTSGATAALKLVGECFPWSRDSCYMYTMENHNSVLGIREYALSKGATVSAVDVEEVVDPSNNHESDRFFKVSKHSNQRRGDDLLLHNYQNGSLTAISGNNLNLFAFPSECNFSGHKFNLNLVKLIKEGKFMDFSSQQRGQWMVLIDAAKGCTTEPPNLSLYPADFVVCSFYKIFGYPTGLGALIVKNEAASLLNKTYFSGGTVAASIADIDFVQKRKGIEQALEDGTISFLSISSLQYGFKIIDILTISAIARHTASLATYVRNKMLELKHNNEKNVCIIYGQASKANYLKMGPTITFNLKREDGTWFGYREVEKLASLSGIHLRTGCFCNPGACAKYVGLSHSDLVSNFEAGHVCWDDNDIINGKPTGAVRISFGYMSTYEDAEEFLKFLQSSFVSKPVGLKNGYMVNTDTFNLVDDWRQQAISDIRLKSITIYPVKSCQGFSVQSWPLTTGGLKYDREWLLQGSGGEVLTQKKVPELSSICTLIDLELGKLFLESPKCKDKLQICLLENLTLLSAEVDVYGQRYEVQSYGDKVNSWFSGAIGRPCTFVRCSSSKYRSCTINGRRDRLCRDTRSKLSFVNEGQLLLVSEDSISDLNSRLSSSNGNGKQGVLVDAMRFRPNIVVYGSTPYNEDNWKRLHIGDAYFTSMGGCNRCQMINLYQSSGQVIKSKEPLATLASYRRKQGKILFGVLLNYEDGMEGEDDAIVERWLKVGQEVYPST
- the LOC8061592 gene encoding molybdenum cofactor sulfurase isoform X2, with translation MLVRHSTQRHRWRMLLEILCLMSTGILIVRMIQAWLQATLLLLCGIRYALSKGATVSAVDVEEVVDPSNNHESDRFFKVSKHSNQRRGDDLLLHNYQNGSLTAISGNNLNLFAFPSECNFSGHKFNLNLVKLIKEGKFMDFSSQQRGQWMVLIDAAKGCTTEPPNLSLYPADFVVCSFYKIFGYPTGLGALIVKNEAASLLNKTYFSGGTVAASIADIDFVQKRKGIEQALEDGTISFLSISSLQYGFKIIDILTISAIARHTASLATYVRNKMLELKHNNEKNVCIIYGQASKANYLKMGPTITFNLKREDGTWFGYREVEKLASLSGIHLRTGCFCNPGACAKYVGLSHSDLVSNFEAGHVCWDDNDIINGKPTGAVRISFGYMSTYEDAEEFLKFLQSSFVSKPVGLKNGYMVNTDTFNLVDDWRQQAISDIRLKSITIYPVKSCQGFSVQSWPLTTGGLKYDREWLLQGSGGEVLTQKKVPELSSICTLIDLELGKLFLESPKCKDKLQICLLENLTLLSAEVDVYGQRYEVQSYGDKVNSWFSGAIGRPCTFVRCSSSKYRSCTINGRRDRLCRDTRSKLSFVNEGQLLLVSEDSISDLNSRLSSSNGNGKQGVLVDAMRFRPNIVVYGSTPYNEDNWKRLHIGDAYFTSMGGCNRCQMINLYQSSGQVIKSKEPLATLASYRRKQGKILFGVLLNYEDGMEGEDDAIVERWLKVGQEVYPST